The Hydrotalea sp. genome segment CCGTCGATGGTTTTTATCGGGCTTAGGGACAGGCTGTTGCTGATGAAGCCTGCCTTGGCGTTTTTTATATCGTTCTGGTTTATGGTGGCCGGGTGCAGCTTGATGATACCACTGGCCAATATCATTTGCCGCGCAATGCCGGGGATAATGCCGTCGTTGCCCGCGGGGGTGCGCCAACCATCAGCGAACAGCAAAAAAACATTGCCCACCGTGGCCGACACCAAATTGTCGGCGGTGTTGAGGAGGAGCGCGTCATCGACCCCCGCGCCACAATGGGCGCGCGCCAGCAGGTTATCGCCATACCCCCCCAGCCATTTTATCGCCGACAGGGGGGAGCGATGATTTTTGCGCGTGACATTGGCGATGGTAACCGCGACCGGCGCGGTGGTAAAATGCGGAAAGGCTGGATGGGGCGTAAGCGCCATGGTGATGGTTGGGGCAATTGCCGGCGATGGTTGTTGCAAAGCACCCGGCCACAGGCCGCGACCATTGACCACACCGCGCGTCAGGGTAATGCGCAAAACATAAAGTTTTTGATTATCGGCATGGTTGGCGCGAAGTAATCGTTCGACATCGGCCAATAATAATTCTTGAAGATTTTCTTGGAATTTTTCCGCCAGATGAATTCTTAATATGCCCGCGCCGGCGGTTAACCGCGCCATATGTTCTTGCCACCAAATGACGCGGCCGTTTCTTATCAATATCGTTTCAAACAAACCATCGGCCAATGAAAAACCACGGTCAAACAACGACAGGTGTTTGCCCGTCACCGGTAACAATTCGCCATCGACCATGCAGTGCGTGATGGGGGGCGTGGTTGATTGTGCGCCAGCCGAATGATTATTATCGCTCATGTTATTATCTATATTATTGTTCGTCGATGGTTACATTCATTATTTTTTTTAGCGATTCGATAATCCCAGCGGCCTTCCACAGCAATTCTTGCCATTCGTCGGCCGGGTTGGAATCAACCACGATGCCACCGCCCACCCCCAGGCTGTAACGCCAAGTATTCTTGTGCTTTTCAACCACCAGCGTTCTAATCACCATGGCCAGGCTGCTGGCCGAACCGCCCGCACCACCCCCATTATTAACCGCCCCCACATAACCAAAAATACCGGAATAGACTCCACGGCGGCGTTGTTCCATCTGTTCAATTAATTGCATGGCGCGAATTTTTGGCGCGCCGGTCATCGACCCACCGGGAAATGACGCGCGCAACAAATCAACCACATGTCTATTATCGTCTAATTGCGCGGTTATGGTGCTGACCAATTGGTGAACCTTGTCATAGGTTTCCAGGGCGCAGGTTTTTTCGACCTTAATCGAGCCAGGAATTGCCACCCGCGTGATATC includes the following:
- a CDS encoding aminotransferase class IV; its protein translation is MSDNNHSAGAQSTTPPITHCMVDGELLPVTGKHLSLFDRGFSLADGLFETILIRNGRVIWWQEHMARLTAGAGILRIHLAEKFQENLQELLLADVERLLRANHADNQKLYVLRITLTRGVVNGRGLWPGALQQPSPAIAPTITMALTPHPAFPHFTTAPVAVTIANVTRKNHRSPLSAIKWLGGYGDNLLARAHCGAGVDDALLLNTADNLVSATVGNVFLLFADGWRTPAGNDGIIPGIARQMILASGIIKLHPATINQNDIKNAKAGFISNSLSLSPIKTIDGRPLPNVDGVGAVCADLARLYGEL